One Agrococcus jenensis genomic region harbors:
- a CDS encoding sugar nucleotide-binding protein, giving the protein MQTGKQLAVRETPIPGFLVFDLPVHGDNRGWFKENWQREKQLALGLPDFGPVQNNISFNAAPGVTRGIHAEPWDKYISVASGRVFGAWVDLREGPSFGATFSIEIDPSIAVFVPRGVGNAFQALEVDTAYSYLVNDHWSAEAQGEYTFLNLADPTAAIAWPIPLDEAELSDKDRAHPMLADVTPMPPRRTLVLGANGQLGVALRAHWADRHDVDYAGRDRVDLARPESLDGIRWSAYDTIVNAAGYTAVDAAETEDGRRDAWAVNASGPARLASIAAEHGLTLVHVSSDYVFDDRAGERDEQDALGPLGVYAQTKAAGDLAVAAAPRHYIVRTSWVVGEGTNFVSTMASLARRGVAPQVVDDQVGRLTFASELARAIDHLLRTRAPHGLYNVSNGGEPVSWAAIARRVFELTGNDGASVSPVSTEAYFASKTGIAPRPRHSAMRLAKLESTGFQPRDQFAMLEEYVRALPTA; this is encoded by the coding sequence ATGCAGACGGGCAAGCAGCTCGCGGTGCGCGAGACCCCGATCCCGGGATTCCTGGTCTTCGACCTGCCGGTGCACGGCGACAACCGCGGCTGGTTCAAGGAGAACTGGCAGCGCGAGAAGCAGCTCGCGCTCGGCCTGCCCGACTTCGGCCCGGTGCAGAACAACATCTCGTTCAACGCGGCGCCCGGCGTCACCCGCGGCATCCACGCGGAGCCGTGGGACAAGTACATCTCGGTGGCCTCCGGCCGCGTCTTCGGCGCCTGGGTCGACCTCCGCGAGGGGCCGTCCTTCGGCGCCACCTTCAGCATCGAGATCGACCCGTCGATCGCGGTCTTCGTGCCGCGCGGCGTCGGCAACGCCTTCCAGGCGCTCGAGGTGGATACCGCCTACTCCTACCTCGTCAACGACCACTGGTCGGCCGAGGCGCAGGGCGAGTACACGTTCCTCAACCTCGCCGACCCGACCGCCGCGATCGCCTGGCCGATCCCGCTCGACGAGGCGGAGCTGAGCGACAAGGACCGCGCGCACCCGATGCTCGCCGACGTCACCCCGATGCCGCCCCGGCGCACGCTCGTGCTCGGCGCGAACGGCCAGCTCGGCGTGGCGCTCCGCGCGCACTGGGCCGACCGGCACGACGTCGACTACGCCGGCCGCGACCGCGTCGACCTGGCGCGCCCGGAGTCGCTCGACGGCATCCGCTGGTCGGCCTACGACACGATCGTGAACGCCGCCGGCTACACCGCCGTCGACGCCGCCGAGACCGAGGACGGCAGGCGCGACGCCTGGGCCGTCAACGCCTCCGGTCCCGCCAGGCTCGCCTCGATCGCAGCCGAGCACGGGCTCACGCTCGTGCACGTCTCGAGCGACTACGTGTTCGACGATCGCGCGGGGGAGCGCGACGAGCAGGATGCGCTCGGCCCGCTCGGCGTCTACGCGCAGACGAAGGCGGCCGGCGACCTCGCCGTCGCCGCAGCGCCCCGGCACTACATCGTCCGCACCTCCTGGGTCGTCGGTGAGGGCACGAACTTCGTCTCCACGATGGCGTCGCTCGCGCGCCGCGGCGTCGCGCCGCAGGTCGTCGACGACCAGGTCGGCAGGCTGACGTTCGCGAGCGAGCTCGCGCGCGCCATCGACCACCTGCTGCGGACCCGGGCGCCGCACGGCCTCTACAACGTGAGCAACGGCGGCGAGCCGGTGAGCTGGGCAGCGATCGCCCGCCGCGTGTTCGAGCTCACCGGGAACGACGGCGCGAGCGTCTCGCCGGTGTCGACCGAGGCGTACTTCGCCTCCAAGACCGGCATCGCGCCGCGGCCCCGGCACAGCGCGATGCGGCTCGCGAAGCTCGAGTCGACCGGCTTCCAGCCGCGCGACCAGTTCGCGATGCTCGAGGAGTACGTGCGAGCGCTGCCGACCGCCTGA
- a CDS encoding APC family permease: MTQLARRLGVPGAIAIGLGAMIGAGLFSVWAPAAALAGPLLPAALGLAGAIAVLNALSTAQLAMEHPVSGGAYAYGRAEVGERVGFAAGWMFLTGKTASAAAIAVIAGQHLWPEHAAAVAAVAVAALAALNMLGVRVTAWTSAAIVAIVLVVVLAALGWSAAGGATALTAPSGPTDDVGSIGGVGGVPFGLPAPAGPLAVLQAAGLLFFAFAGYARMATLGEEARDPRRTLPIAIVVGLGVVLVLYALVAWATTARLGALLPASVTPVADLVAQPALHAAVLGAGALACLGSLMGILAGLSRTGLAMAREGDLPGRLSWIAPRTRTPVVAEASVAAAAIVGALLLPAGSLVAVSSTCVLTYYAIAHVAAIRMRRRGARQWLPAALPWAGVAACGLVVVTLPWPGVVAAAAWLAVGLGARELLRR, translated from the coding sequence ATGACCCAGCTCGCGAGGCGCCTCGGCGTGCCTGGCGCGATCGCCATCGGCCTCGGCGCGATGATCGGCGCCGGGCTCTTCTCGGTGTGGGCGCCCGCCGCGGCGCTCGCGGGACCGCTGCTGCCCGCGGCGCTCGGGCTCGCGGGGGCGATCGCGGTGCTCAACGCGCTCTCGACCGCGCAGCTCGCGATGGAGCATCCGGTCTCGGGCGGCGCCTACGCCTACGGCCGCGCAGAGGTGGGGGAGCGGGTCGGCTTCGCCGCGGGCTGGATGTTCCTCACCGGCAAGACCGCGTCGGCAGCGGCGATCGCCGTGATCGCCGGGCAGCACCTGTGGCCCGAGCACGCCGCCGCCGTCGCGGCCGTCGCGGTCGCGGCGCTCGCCGCGCTCAACATGCTCGGCGTGCGGGTGACCGCGTGGACGTCGGCGGCGATCGTCGCGATCGTGCTGGTCGTCGTGCTCGCAGCGCTCGGATGGTCGGCGGCCGGCGGTGCGACCGCGCTCACGGCGCCCAGCGGCCCGACCGACGACGTCGGGTCCATCGGCGGCGTCGGCGGGGTCCCGTTCGGGCTCCCGGCGCCCGCGGGCCCGCTGGCGGTGCTGCAGGCCGCGGGGCTGCTGTTCTTCGCCTTCGCCGGCTACGCGCGGATGGCGACGCTCGGCGAGGAGGCGCGCGACCCGCGCCGCACCCTGCCGATCGCGATCGTCGTCGGGCTCGGCGTCGTGCTCGTGCTCTACGCGCTCGTCGCGTGGGCGACCACCGCGCGGCTCGGCGCGCTGCTGCCGGCGTCGGTGACGCCGGTCGCCGACCTCGTGGCGCAGCCCGCGCTGCACGCGGCGGTGCTCGGTGCCGGCGCGCTCGCGTGCCTCGGCTCGCTCATGGGGATCCTCGCCGGGCTGAGCCGCACGGGGCTCGCGATGGCGCGCGAGGGCGACCTGCCGGGCCGGCTCTCGTGGATCGCGCCGCGCACCCGCACGCCGGTCGTGGCCGAGGCGTCCGTCGCGGCGGCGGCGATCGTGGGCGCGCTGCTGCTGCCGGCGGGCAGCCTCGTCGCCGTCTCGTCGACGTGCGTGCTGACGTACTACGCGATCGCGCACGTCGCGGCGATCCGGATGCGGCGGCGCGGGGCGCGGCAGTGGCTGCCTGCCGCGCTGCCGTGGGCCGGCGTCGCCGCGTGCGGCCTCGTCGTCGTGACGCTGCCCTGGCCCGGCGTCGTCGCGGCCGCCGCCTGGCTCGCCGTCGGGCTCGGCGCCCGCGAGCTCCTGCGGCGCTGA
- a CDS encoding ribose-phosphate diphosphokinase produces MGSIVAKNRKHLVLATGRSHPELARSVAAEMGADLMDVDSRTFSNGEIYARYEGSVRGSDAFIMQSYGAPVNEWLMEQLIMVDALKRASAKRITVVMPYYPYSRQDKKGRGREPISARLIADLFKTAGADRIMSIDIHASQIQGFFDGPFDHLFAMPVLLEHFRSTLDPDSVTVVSPDMGRVRVADVWSDKLGAPLAIIHKRRDPLVPNQVSVHEIVGQVDGRVCLLVDDMIDTGRTIVKAAEALKKNGATSVVVAATHAIFSGPAPELLNSDFIDKVVVTDTLPLRDDQRFEKLQVLSIAPLLARAITEVFEDGSVTSLFDGAA; encoded by the coding sequence GTGGGATCGATCGTCGCGAAGAACCGCAAGCACCTGGTGCTCGCCACCGGAAGGTCGCACCCGGAGCTCGCGAGGTCGGTGGCGGCCGAGATGGGTGCCGATCTGATGGACGTCGACAGCCGCACGTTCTCGAACGGCGAGATCTACGCCCGCTACGAGGGCTCGGTGCGCGGCTCCGACGCGTTCATCATGCAGTCCTACGGCGCCCCCGTGAACGAGTGGCTCATGGAGCAGCTCATCATGGTGGATGCGCTGAAGCGCGCGTCCGCGAAGCGCATCACCGTCGTGATGCCGTACTACCCGTACTCGCGGCAGGACAAGAAGGGCCGCGGCCGCGAGCCGATCTCGGCCCGCTTGATCGCCGACCTGTTCAAGACCGCCGGCGCCGACCGCATCATGTCGATCGACATCCACGCCTCGCAGATCCAGGGCTTCTTCGACGGCCCCTTCGACCACCTGTTCGCCATGCCGGTGCTGCTCGAGCACTTCCGCTCGACGCTCGACCCCGACAGCGTCACGGTCGTCTCGCCCGACATGGGGCGCGTGCGCGTCGCCGACGTGTGGAGCGACAAGCTGGGCGCGCCGCTCGCGATCATCCACAAGCGCCGCGACCCGCTGGTGCCGAACCAGGTGTCGGTGCACGAGATCGTCGGCCAGGTCGACGGCCGCGTCTGCCTGCTCGTCGACGACATGATCGACACCGGCCGCACGATCGTGAAGGCTGCGGAGGCGCTCAAGAAGAACGGCGCGACGAGCGTCGTCGTCGCCGCCACCCACGCGATCTTCTCCGGCCCCGCGCCCGAGCTCCTGAACTCCGACTTCATCGACAAGGTGGTCGTCACCGACACGCTGCCGCTGCGCGACGACCAGCGCTTCGAGAAGCTGCAGGTGCTCTCGATCGCCCCGCTGCTCGCCCGCGCGATCACCGAGGTCTTCGAGGACGGCTCCGTCACGAGCCTCTTCGACGGGGCGGCGTAG
- a CDS encoding MarR family winged helix-turn-helix transcriptional regulator, with product MTDDVDRIMAQWMRVRPDADVSPLAVLSRMTRISRQLGRVRAEAFQLAGLEPWQWDVLAALRRENGPLSPKDLIAQTMVTSGTMTNRIDNLVASGLVERVDGSADRRVRLVGLTDEGIDRVDVALDALLEAERRLLRSIPADDQARLAELLRVLADAML from the coding sequence ATGACCGACGACGTCGACCGCATCATGGCCCAGTGGATGCGCGTGCGGCCGGACGCCGACGTCTCGCCGCTCGCGGTGCTGAGCCGCATGACGCGCATCTCGCGCCAGCTCGGCCGCGTGCGCGCGGAGGCGTTCCAGCTCGCCGGGCTCGAGCCGTGGCAGTGGGACGTGCTCGCCGCGCTCCGCCGCGAGAACGGGCCGCTCAGCCCGAAGGACCTCATCGCGCAGACGATGGTGACGAGCGGCACGATGACGAACCGCATCGACAACCTCGTCGCATCCGGGCTCGTCGAGCGCGTCGACGGCTCCGCCGACCGCCGGGTGCGGCTCGTCGGCCTCACCGACGAGGGCATCGACCGGGTCGACGTGGCGCTCGACGCGCTGCTCGAGGCGGAGCGCCGGCTGCTGCGCTCGATCCCCGCCGACGACCAGGCGCGGCTCGCGGAGCTGCTGCGCGTGCTCGCCGACGCGATGCTCTGA
- the ahcY gene encoding adenosylhomocysteinase: MTDTAAPTTFEHRVRDLGLAEAGRHQIRLAEHEMPGLMELRRRYADEQPLAGQRIAGSLHMTVQTAVLIETLVALGADVRWASCNIFSTQDEAAAAIVVGAGTPDAPAGVPVFAWKGETLEEYWACTTRIFDFPEGPTLILDDGGDATMLVHRGRDAELAGSAPVTPDGAPDELRVIDALIATTLADDPQRWTRIAEQLRGVTEETTTGVHRLEQLFADGRLLFPAINVNDSVTKSKFDNRYGIRHSLPDGLNRATDVLIGGKTAFVVGYGDVGKGAAEALKGQGARVIVSEVDPICALQAAMDGFRVARVEDALDEADIWVTTTGNEHVITLEHLQGMKHLAIVANVGHFDNEIDIAALERSGAERIEIKPQVHEWRMPSGRSILVLSEGRLMNLGNATGHPSFVMSNSFSNQVLAQIELATKDYELGVFRLPKVLDEEVARLHLDALGARLTTLRPEQAAYIGVPVEGPFKPEHYRY, translated from the coding sequence ATGACCGACACCGCTGCGCCCACGACCTTCGAGCACCGCGTCCGCGACCTGGGCCTGGCCGAGGCCGGCCGCCACCAGATCCGCCTCGCCGAGCACGAGATGCCAGGCCTCATGGAGCTGCGCCGGCGCTACGCCGACGAGCAGCCGCTCGCCGGCCAGCGCATTGCGGGCAGCCTGCACATGACGGTGCAGACCGCCGTGCTCATCGAGACGCTCGTGGCGCTCGGCGCGGACGTGCGCTGGGCGAGCTGCAACATCTTCTCGACGCAGGACGAGGCCGCCGCGGCGATCGTCGTCGGCGCCGGCACGCCGGATGCGCCCGCGGGCGTGCCCGTCTTCGCCTGGAAGGGCGAGACGCTCGAGGAGTACTGGGCGTGCACGACGCGCATCTTCGACTTCCCCGAGGGCCCGACGCTCATCCTCGACGACGGCGGCGACGCCACGATGCTCGTGCACCGCGGCCGCGACGCCGAGCTCGCCGGCAGCGCGCCGGTGACCCCCGACGGCGCCCCCGACGAGCTGCGCGTCATCGACGCGCTCATCGCCACGACGCTCGCCGACGACCCGCAGCGGTGGACGCGCATCGCCGAGCAGCTGCGCGGCGTCACCGAGGAGACCACGACCGGCGTGCACCGCCTCGAGCAGCTCTTCGCCGACGGCCGCCTGCTGTTCCCGGCGATCAACGTGAACGACTCGGTCACGAAGTCGAAGTTCGACAACCGCTACGGCATCCGGCACTCCCTGCCCGACGGGCTCAACCGCGCGACCGATGTGCTCATCGGCGGCAAGACGGCGTTCGTCGTCGGCTACGGCGATGTCGGCAAGGGCGCGGCGGAGGCGCTCAAGGGCCAGGGCGCCCGCGTCATCGTGAGCGAGGTCGACCCGATCTGCGCGCTGCAGGCCGCGATGGACGGCTTCCGCGTCGCGCGCGTCGAGGATGCGCTCGACGAGGCCGACATCTGGGTCACGACGACGGGCAACGAGCACGTCATCACGCTCGAGCACCTCCAGGGCATGAAGCACCTCGCGATCGTCGCGAACGTCGGCCACTTCGACAACGAGATCGACATCGCGGCGCTCGAGCGCTCCGGCGCCGAGCGCATCGAGATCAAGCCGCAGGTGCACGAGTGGCGGATGCCGTCCGGCCGCTCGATCCTCGTGCTCTCCGAGGGCCGGCTCATGAACCTCGGCAACGCGACCGGCCACCCGTCGTTCGTGATGTCGAACTCGTTCTCGAACCAGGTGCTCGCGCAGATCGAGCTCGCGACGAAGGACTACGAGCTGGGCGTCTTCCGGCTGCCGAAGGTGCTCGACGAGGAGGTCGCCCGCCTCCACCTCGACGCGCTCGGCGCGCGCCTCACGACGCTGCGCCCCGAGCAGGCCGCCTACATCGGCGTGCCGGTCGAGGGCCCGTTCAAGCCCGAGCACTACCGCTACTGA
- a CDS encoding methyltransferase domain-containing protein: protein MTTSVALACAYFDAWRCRSCSLLDVAYDLQLAEQQAGVEAALPPMAWDVPHASPVGGFRNKAKMAVAGTVDAPTLGILAADGSGIDLRACPLHEQPIVDAMPALEALVRAARLTPYDVPSRRGELKHLILTSSPDGELALRLVLRSSESLPRIRKHLAVLDGLPLTSVSANLQPEHKAVLEGDEEVLLAGSGVLRMRVNGIGLRLRPRSFFQTNTSVAAALYRQATAWIDDADPASVLDLYCGVGGFALHAARPGRRVAGVEVTAEAIDAARETAAELGADAVFAVGDATGVDLEGAEAPELVVVNPPRRGIGELAARLERSAVRRVLYSSCNPASLARDLATMPSLRPVRGRVFDMFPHTAHAEVLVELERA, encoded by the coding sequence GTGACGACGAGCGTCGCGCTCGCGTGCGCGTACTTCGACGCGTGGCGCTGCCGCTCGTGCTCGCTGCTCGACGTCGCCTACGACCTGCAGCTCGCCGAGCAGCAGGCGGGCGTCGAGGCGGCGCTGCCGCCGATGGCGTGGGATGTGCCGCACGCGAGCCCCGTTGGCGGCTTCCGGAACAAGGCCAAGATGGCCGTCGCGGGCACGGTCGACGCGCCGACGCTCGGCATCCTCGCCGCGGACGGCTCCGGCATCGACCTGCGGGCGTGCCCGCTGCACGAGCAGCCGATCGTCGACGCGATGCCGGCGCTCGAGGCGCTCGTGCGCGCGGCGCGGCTCACGCCCTACGACGTGCCGAGCCGGCGCGGCGAGCTCAAGCACCTCATCCTCACCTCGTCGCCCGACGGCGAGCTCGCGCTGCGACTCGTGCTGCGCTCGAGCGAGTCCCTGCCGCGCATCCGCAAGCACCTCGCCGTGCTCGACGGCCTGCCGCTCACGAGCGTCTCGGCCAACCTGCAGCCCGAGCACAAGGCGGTGCTCGAGGGCGACGAGGAGGTGCTGCTCGCGGGCTCCGGCGTGCTGCGGATGCGCGTGAACGGCATCGGGCTGCGGCTGCGGCCCCGCAGCTTCTTCCAGACGAACACGTCGGTCGCCGCGGCGCTCTACCGGCAGGCGACCGCCTGGATCGACGACGCCGATCCCGCGAGCGTGCTCGACCTCTACTGCGGGGTCGGCGGCTTCGCGCTGCACGCCGCGCGGCCCGGCCGCCGCGTCGCTGGCGTCGAGGTGACGGCGGAGGCGATCGACGCCGCGCGCGAGACCGCGGCCGAGCTCGGTGCCGACGCGGTCTTCGCGGTGGGCGACGCGACCGGCGTCGACCTCGAGGGTGCCGAGGCGCCGGAGCTCGTGGTGGTGAACCCGCCGCGGCGCGGCATCGGCGAGCTCGCCGCCCGGCTCGAGCGGAGCGCGGTGCGTCGGGTGCTCTACTCGAGCTGCAACCCGGCGAGCCTCGCGCGCGACCTCGCGACGATGCCGAGCCTCCGGCCCGTCCGCGGCCGGGTCTTCGACATGTTCCCGCACACCGCGCACGCCGAGGTGCTCGTCGAGCTCGAGCGCGCCTGA
- a CDS encoding cation:dicarboxylate symporter family transporter, giving the protein MATTPSTADDRTFGARLRRLDKTHWLYISVIVAVVLGVIVGLVSPETGEALAPIGKGFVALIKMMIAPVIFCTIVVGIGSIAKAATVGKVGGLALVYFLIMSTFALAIGLVVGNFVHPGEGLNIAGASYETEGEAETTTDFLLGIIPTTLLSPLTGESVLQTLFVALLVGFAVQAMGERGKPILSVVKHFQALVFRVLTMILWVAPIGAFGAIAGVVGSTGWGAVVALATLMLGFYATCVLFIVIVLGTLLRVVTGVNIFRLMQYLGREYLLIVGTSSSESALPRLIAKMEHAGVSKPVVGITVPTGYSFNLDGTAIYLTMASLFISTAMGMPMSIPEQIGLLVFMIIASKGAAGVTGAGLATLAGGLQTYRPDLVDGVGVIVGIDRFMSEARALTNFTGNAVATLLIGTWTKQIDMEQVRAVLAGERPFDERTMLADEHGANEAGAADEDPRELEPVERR; this is encoded by the coding sequence ATGGCAACGACGCCCAGCACCGCGGACGACCGCACGTTCGGAGCACGGCTCCGCAGGCTCGACAAGACCCACTGGCTCTACATCTCGGTGATCGTCGCCGTGGTCCTCGGCGTCATCGTGGGGCTCGTCTCGCCCGAGACCGGCGAGGCGCTCGCGCCGATCGGCAAGGGCTTCGTCGCCCTCATCAAGATGATGATCGCGCCGGTCATCTTCTGCACGATCGTGGTCGGCATCGGCTCGATCGCGAAGGCCGCGACCGTCGGCAAGGTCGGCGGGCTCGCGCTCGTCTACTTCCTCATCATGTCGACGTTCGCGCTCGCCATCGGCCTCGTCGTCGGCAACTTCGTGCACCCCGGCGAGGGCCTCAACATCGCGGGCGCGAGCTACGAAACGGAGGGCGAGGCGGAGACCACGACCGACTTCCTGCTCGGCATCATCCCGACGACGCTGCTGTCGCCCCTCACGGGCGAGTCGGTGCTGCAGACGCTGTTCGTGGCGCTGCTCGTCGGCTTCGCCGTGCAGGCGATGGGCGAGCGCGGCAAGCCGATCCTCTCGGTCGTGAAGCACTTCCAGGCGCTCGTCTTCCGCGTGCTGACGATGATCCTGTGGGTCGCGCCGATCGGTGCCTTCGGCGCCATCGCGGGCGTGGTCGGCTCGACCGGGTGGGGCGCCGTGGTGGCGCTCGCGACGCTCATGCTCGGGTTCTACGCCACCTGCGTGCTCTTCATCGTCATCGTGCTCGGCACGCTGCTGCGGGTCGTCACCGGCGTGAACATCTTCCGGCTCATGCAGTACCTGGGACGCGAGTACCTGCTCATCGTCGGCACCTCGTCGTCGGAGTCGGCGCTGCCGCGCCTCATCGCCAAGATGGAGCACGCCGGGGTCTCGAAGCCCGTCGTCGGCATCACGGTGCCCACCGGCTACTCCTTCAACCTCGACGGCACCGCGATCTACCTGACGATGGCGTCGCTCTTCATCTCCACCGCGATGGGCATGCCGATGTCGATCCCGGAGCAGATCGGCCTGCTCGTCTTCATGATCATCGCCTCGAAGGGCGCGGCCGGCGTCACCGGCGCAGGGCTCGCGACCCTCGCCGGCGGCCTGCAGACCTACCGCCCCGACCTCGTCGACGGCGTCGGCGTGATCGTCGGCATCGACCGGTTCATGTCGGAGGCGCGCGCGCTGACGAACTTCACCGGCAACGCGGTCGCGACGCTGCTCATCGGCACCTGGACGAAGCAGATCGACATGGAGCAGGTGCGCGCCGTGCTGGCGGGCGAGCGGCCGTTCGACGAGCGCACGATGCTCGCCGACGAGCACGGTGCCAACGAGGCCGGCGCAGCCGACGAAGACCCGCGCGAGCTCGAGCCGGTCGAGCGCCGCTGA
- a CDS encoding alpha/beta fold hydrolase, translating into MTEPLVVLLHGWPGLPSDYDRVIPLLPGVRCVAPPLLGFGERFEGPMAPGSAAADAHARRLLATLPGDAPLLVAGYDIGSRIAQAMLRMDPARFVGAVLTPGYPGIGTRAAAGDLAPRFWYQHFHRTPVAASLIDGRADAVREHLAFLTGSWAASGELTTGPRFDDVVAAYARPGAFAASIAWYRDNVGYAGGRPTSVPTTMLWPERDPLFPLAWADEVGAWFTRSRLQTVPGGHFVPLESPEAMAAAIATRLGR; encoded by the coding sequence ATGACCGAACCGCTCGTCGTCCTCCTGCACGGCTGGCCCGGGCTGCCCTCGGACTACGACCGGGTCATCCCGCTGCTGCCCGGCGTGCGGTGCGTGGCTCCCCCGCTGCTCGGCTTCGGCGAGCGGTTCGAGGGCCCGATGGCACCCGGCTCGGCGGCGGCGGACGCGCATGCGCGTCGCCTGCTCGCGACGCTGCCCGGGGATGCCCCGCTGCTGGTGGCGGGGTACGACATCGGCAGCCGCATCGCGCAGGCGATGCTCCGCATGGATCCGGCGAGGTTCGTCGGCGCGGTCCTCACCCCCGGCTATCCAGGGATCGGCACTCGCGCCGCCGCGGGCGACCTCGCCCCGCGATTCTGGTACCAGCACTTCCATCGCACGCCGGTCGCCGCCAGCCTCATCGACGGGCGGGCCGACGCCGTGCGCGAGCACCTCGCGTTCCTGACCGGATCGTGGGCGGCCTCCGGCGAGCTGACCACCGGGCCGCGGTTCGACGACGTGGTGGCGGCCTACGCCCGGCCGGGCGCCTTCGCGGCGAGCATCGCCTGGTACCGCGACAACGTCGGCTACGCGGGCGGCCGTCCGACGAGCGTGCCGACCACGATGCTCTGGCCCGAGCGCGATCCGCTCTTCCCGCTCGCGTGGGCGGACGAGGTCGGAGCGTGGTTCACGAGGTCGCGCCTGCAGACGGTCCCGGGCGGCCACTTCGTCCCGCTCGAGTCTCCCGAGGCGATGGCCGCAGCGATCGCGACCCGCCTCGGCCGATGA
- the glmU gene encoding bifunctional UDP-N-acetylglucosamine diphosphorylase/glucosamine-1-phosphate N-acetyltransferase GlmU, with protein sequence MGELVPQVAVIVLAAGAGTRMKSRTPKPLHPLAGKPLIAHVLHTAGELHPEAIVAVVRHERDRMAEAVLEFAPHVRIADQDDVPGTGRAVEQGLDAIADFEGHVVVLSGDVPLIDADTLRSLVDRHEREGNQMTLLSAHLGDPTGLGRIVRDEAGAFVRIVEQKDASDAERAIDEVNGGIYVFDAAALRTALRAIGRDNAQGEMYLTDAALAMQSTGGRIQAVPASDSWAIWGINDRVQLAAAAHELNDRIIRRWQMAGVTITDPASTWIDVDVTLAEDVTILPGTQLHGATAIATGATVGPDTTLVDTEVGEDAVVKRTDATLSVIGARASVGPFAYLRPNSVVGDDGKVGTFVETKNTQIGAGSKVPHLSYIGDTVVGEGSNIGAGTITANYDGQAKHRTTVGSHVRTGSHNVFVAPVTIGDGAYTGAGTVVRKDVEPGALAISVAPQRSMAGWVATNRPGTKAADAAAAADTQAPEA encoded by the coding sequence ATGGGAGAGCTCGTGCCCCAGGTCGCCGTCATCGTCCTCGCCGCAGGCGCGGGGACGCGCATGAAGAGCCGCACGCCCAAGCCGCTCCACCCGCTCGCGGGCAAGCCGCTCATCGCGCACGTGCTGCACACCGCCGGCGAGCTGCACCCCGAGGCGATCGTCGCCGTCGTGCGGCACGAGCGCGACCGGATGGCCGAGGCCGTGCTCGAGTTCGCCCCGCACGTGCGCATCGCCGACCAGGACGACGTGCCCGGCACCGGCCGCGCCGTCGAGCAGGGGCTCGACGCGATCGCCGACTTCGAGGGCCACGTCGTGGTCCTCTCCGGCGACGTGCCGCTCATCGACGCGGACACGCTCCGCTCGCTCGTCGACCGCCACGAGCGCGAGGGCAACCAGATGACGCTGCTGTCGGCGCACCTCGGCGACCCGACGGGCCTCGGCCGCATCGTGCGCGACGAGGCCGGCGCCTTCGTGCGCATCGTCGAGCAGAAGGACGCGAGCGACGCCGAGCGGGCGATCGACGAGGTCAACGGCGGCATCTACGTCTTCGACGCGGCAGCGCTCCGCACGGCGCTCCGCGCCATCGGCCGCGACAACGCCCAGGGCGAGATGTACCTCACCGACGCCGCGCTCGCCATGCAGTCGACCGGCGGCCGCATCCAGGCCGTCCCGGCGAGCGACAGCTGGGCGATCTGGGGCATCAACGACCGCGTCCAGCTCGCCGCCGCCGCCCACGAGCTCAACGACCGCATCATCCGCCGCTGGCAGATGGCGGGCGTCACGATCACCGACCCCGCCTCGACCTGGATCGACGTCGACGTCACGCTCGCCGAGGACGTCACGATCCTCCCCGGCACGCAGCTCCACGGCGCCACCGCGATCGCCACGGGCGCGACGGTCGGCCCCGACACGACGCTCGTCGACACCGAGGTCGGCGAGGACGCGGTCGTGAAGCGCACCGACGCGACGCTGTCCGTCATCGGCGCCCGCGCATCCGTCGGCCCCTTCGCCTACCTGCGGCCGAACTCGGTCGTCGGCGACGACGGCAAGGTCGGCACGTTCGTCGAGACGAAGAACACCCAGATCGGCGCGGGCAGCAAGGTGCCGCACCTGTCGTACATCGGCGACACGGTGGTCGGCGAGGGCTCGAACATCGGCGCCGGCACCATCACCGCGAACTACGACGGCCAGGCGAAGCACCGCACCACGGTCGGCTCGCACGTGCGCACCGGGAGCCACAACGTCTTCGTCGCCCCCGTGACCATCGGCGACGGCGCCTACACTGGAGCAGGCACGGTCGTCCGCAAGGACGTCGAGCCGGGCGCGCTGGCGATCTCGGTCGCACCGCAGCGCAGCATGGCGGGCTGGGTCGCGACGAATCGCCCCGGGACGAAGGCAGCCGACGCGGCAGCGGCGGCGGACACGCAGGCACCTGAGGCCTAG